The genomic window tgaggctgggggaggagggatgaggctgggggaggagaggagagagggatgaggctggtagaggagagatgcagctgggggagtggaggatgaggctgggggagggatgaggccgGTGgaaggatgaggctgggggagggatgaggccggtggaagggaggagagggggggatgaggccaGTCAGACAGGTCTGTCGTCTTTGCTGGTTTGAGATTtgtacaggacagacagacaggtctgggggggagggactaGCCATCATCCAAGCCTAAGTGgtgtggaaggggaggggctctTAGACAGGATTATTTACACAATGAACAAGATTGACTTTAGCATtacaaaaaacaagaaaacaataccgaaagaaagaaaaaaaaatatatctatTATCAGATAGGAAATCCCTGTCCGTCTGGCCTGCCTGATTCTGCAGATGGCTTGTTGTCGTGACGCCTCCTCTGCGGGggttggttggggggggggggggcggtgagggGGGCCACTACCTGCGTCCAGGCAGGTGCAGGCCGTTGAgttggggggccggggggggcagcagcagctccagctgGACGAGCAGGGAGAAGTGGTCGGAGgggatgtgggggtgggggcagccGCTCACACCGCTGTCCAGGAGCCACGAGGGGTCCAGGGGCCCCAGCACCCCCAGGACGTTGAGCTGAGGCCGGGAGTAGAACACGTAGTCAATCAccccctgggggaggagagggagggaggagcggagagaaaaggggaggagatTAACTTTTTTGTTTTGCAACAACAGAATTACAGATAGAACATAATACAAAATCGTATGAgtcatatacatttacatttagtaatttagcagacgctcttatccagagcgacttacagtaaagtacagggacattctccccgaggcaagtagggtgaagtgccttgcccaaggacaatgtcattttgcacagccaggaatcacaccaacaaccttctgatcaatagcccgactccctaacctctAATCCATCTGACCCTGATATACGAAGCAAGGGCTATCCTACTGATAtagatgagcgtgtgtgtggctcaCTTTGAAGTCGAATGTGTAGTTGGTGTACGGCATCATGCCGTTCTCGTAGGCGCTCTTCAGCTTGAAGCCATGCGTGATCCTGCCGTTAGACGAGCCGTTCTTGCCGTTACAGTTGAAGTTGGTCAGGCTGTCGATGTAGAGCAGCTCCTTAAAGTCCTTATGGGTGCTGTCCACCCCCCCTGTACTCAGGTACTCTACcacacctggagaacacagggagcagggttacacacacacacacacactgctagtaCTCAGGTACTCTACcacacctggagaacacagggagcagggttacacacacactgctagtaCTCAGGTACTCTACcacacctggagaacacagggagcagggttacacacacacacacacacacacactgctagtaCTCAGGTACTCTACcacacctggagaacacagggagcagggttacacacacacacacactgctagtaCTCAGGTACTCCCTGTTACCTGGAAGACAAACAAACGCACACCTGAGTCGGGGAGGGAGTTGAGGTCTGCACACAACACCAGCGGGACGCCGTTGGTTTCCCCGGAGACGGAGGAGAGCTTGAGGGAGCGCGTGGCCTTGTCCACGATGTTCTTGACCTCAGACAGAAACATCATGGTCTGGACCAGCTTCACGTCCGAGTATTCCGGGTCCCAGTGCATGTGGGCATTGGCCACCAGGAGGAGCTGTTTCTCCATGCCATGGAGGGACTTCCCtgctacggggggggggggtgaagggagagaggtgggagggagaaggtAAAAGGAGAAGtacagagggaggaaaaagtAAACCAACTGAAATTTGAGCGTTAACCACGCTTGTGTCAGGACGACCTACTGGCCTGCTGTTAACACCTGGCTAGCAGCCACAGCCAAACACACCTACTGGACAACAGCCAGAGCTCCACAAGGAGCAGAAGACAAGTGGAACAGagccagagagtgtgtgtatgtcctcaCCACTCTGCTCCATCATCTCCTTGTGGACCTCCAGCAGCACGGCCACCCCGATGTTGTCCTTGGTCATCACCCTGTTCAGCATGGCCTCTGAGCCCTCAGAGTTAGCCATGGCCAGCTGGTTAAACTCTACCGTGTGCTTCTGGACCACACTGAACCTGGAGGGGGGCAGAAAGACATGAGCATGGAGGGGGAAGAGCAAAcacaatgacccccccccccagacgacAAGGAAGAACCAGCAGCTTCAGAGCAGACCGAGAGCCCTCGACCACACAGACTCACTTCTCCGTCTTGTAGAAGATGGCGCAGCCGTCGACGTGTTTGCGGTCCGACTCGGACATGGTCCTGGCCCGGGACTTGGGGCTGAAGAAGCCCTCATAGCCCTCTTCCTTCAGCTCAGGCAGGAAGTAGTTATAGTACTGCTCcgtctccacttcctgttgacAGTCAGAAACTATTATGAACCAGGTGCAGGCAGCCAACACGCTATCTTGGGACTTTCCTGTGGtaaagagctgtgtgtgtgtgtgtgtgtgtgtgtgtgtgtgtgtgcacgcgcgtgaGCACCTGGAGACTGATGATGTCAGCGTTGCAGCTCATGATCTCCTGCATGATGCTCTTCTTCCTGTAGTCCCAGCTGAGAGCCCAGGACGGGCAGTAGCCGTAGAGCTGCCGCGTGGCGTACTTATCACACAGCACGTTGTAGCACATCACCGAgaacagagctgagagagagagagacagtccatCAGGCTATCCATTTAACCTTCGTTTTTGgatctgtgtgcgcgtgtgtgtgcgcgtgtgtgtgtctcacctgaagGCCGCGTTCTGTCGGGATCCTGAATGGAGATCCAGGACCTGGGAGGCGGCTGCTCCGTGGGCACTGGGGAAAGCGTTGCCATGGTTATAACATGCACCATCATTTATCAACTGGacccggggaggagggggggaaatgACTCACTGTGTTTGAGGGCTCCTGCCAGGTTGTCCAGCAGGTAGTTGAGGAGTCTCCTGGTTCCATCTGGCTCCTGGTACAGACTCATGACTTCTTGTGCTAGTGGGTTTCCTGTGAGTGAGAGGGGAAGGGCAGGCCAATGTGAGTGACATCGTAAAACCAAGCCAAAGGAACAATGGGGTCTCCAGGACGGAATGGTTACCAGGACGATAAGCCACACTCACCTTTCAACCCCAGTGTTTGTAACTGAAACAGTTTCCCCAGTTCCAACGGCAGAACACGCAACTGGTTGTTATTTAAAAGCAGTTCCCTGGGGAGAACACAGGAAACGGGGAGTGTCAGAGGCTGGGCCTATTTACAATCGAAATCCCTCCTCAGCCTGCCAACATAGATCCCTCCTCAGCCTGCCAACATAGATCCCTCCTCAGCCTGACAACATAGATCCCTCCTCAGCCTGACAACATAGATCCCTCCTCAGCCTGCCAACATAGATCCCTCCTCAGCCTGCCAACATAGATCCCTCCTCAGCCTGCCAACATAGATCCCTCCTCAGCCTGCCAACATAGATCCCTCCTCAGCCTGCCAACATAGATCCCTCCTCAGCCTGCCAACATAGATCCCTCCTCAGCCTGCCAACATAGATCCCTCCTCAGCCTGCCAACATAGATCCCTCCTCAGCCTGACAACATAGATCCCTCCTCAGCCTGACAACATAGATCCCTCCTCAGCCTGCCAACATAGATCCCTCCTCAGCCTGACACCATAGATCACTCCTCAGCCTGACAACATAGATCACTCCCCAGCCTGCCAACATagatccctccccagcccctcacacagATGGACACTGTTTCCTGGGGAAAAGAGAGACTGGATCAAATCACATGAACAAAGGTGTTCTTATTCTCACCCTAGGTTCCCCATCAGCCTGAGTTACTGTTACACTGCACAGCGACCGACAACATGGTTTACAGGGCTATgattcagcaggcccagctgtCTCAGTGTGGGGCGAGGGAGGCGTGTCAAATGACAGCTCAAACTGGACAAATGGGCCAACTACATGGAAGGCAAGTGAATGGACTTTTCCATTCTCTAAGCCCCTTCCACAATACGCAGAGACTGACTCTAAACAGAGTGCGCGCCGTGGGAAACGTAGTTCCTTTTTTTTAGGCCTCACCTGAGAGACACCATGTTGCCGAGCTCTGCTGGCAAGCTCCTGATCTTGTTGGAAGAGAGGTCCAGGTAGACCAGGTTGTGGAGCTTGGCGATGTCGGGGGGGATGCGAGACAGGGAGTTGTCACTGAGGTGCAGAACAGTGAGGTGCGTCAGGGACCACAGAGCCGTACTCAGGCTGCGGACTTTACCTGCACATGGACAGAACACCACACAAGTCAGGAAGTCCCCAAAACTCCACCCAACACCGATGAACACTTCTGCTAGTCTGATATCGATGTTGCCCCACCAACATTGCTTATACATGCTTACCGCTGATTTCCAGCTCTCCCCAGTAAGACTTCTTCCCGTTGGCTGCATCCTCGGTAGACATGATTGTATACATTCGCCGGGGGTCTGGCGGGTCATACTTTTCCTTGGGCATTCCTGTAGTGCTGCAGAGATATGGAGCGATTAGACACATTACATTACTCTTGGTTACAAGGTTGACAGTCCGTATCGGATTGATGTATGATAGCAGTCTCATGCACAATACTTTAGGAACGTTTCTAGACTAAGAACTAAAAGCCAAATACAGTAGTCCTAATTGCAAGCAAACGCCCTGAATAGCACGGTATAGGCTTTTTTTACGGCAAAATGTTAAAGCGCTGCCCTTAAACTGTATGGGACAGCCAATTAATAGCCTAACGTTAGCTGGCTTGTGTTGATATCTAAGGAAAGTTAGCCCAATTAGCTACATAGCATTTAGCCAAtggttagctaggctagctagtttaCGGAAAAGCAAACTACGGCGACATTTAATTAAGGGAGATCTAGCAAGTTAACCTGACAAACTAACTTCAATCAATTCAACTACAGTAGACTAGCTTTCTGAATAAATAGCAAACTGCATCACAACTTGG from Osmerus mordax isolate fOsmMor3 chromosome 12, fOsmMor3.pri, whole genome shotgun sequence includes these protein-coding regions:
- the LOC136954196 gene encoding CCR4-NOT transcription complex subunit 6-like, which translates into the protein MPKEKYDPPDPRRMYTIMSTEDAANGKKSYWGELEISGKVRSLSTALWSLTHLTVLHLSDNSLSRIPPDIAKLHNLVYLDLSSNKIRSLPAELGNMVSLRELLLNNNQLRVLPLELGKLFQLQTLGLKGNPLAQEVMSLYQEPDGTRRLLNYLLDNLAGALKHMPTEQPPPRSWISIQDPDRTRPSALFSVMCYNVLCDKYATRQLYGYCPSWALSWDYRKKSIMQEIMSCNADIISLQEVETEQYYNYFLPELKEEGYEGFFSPKSRARTMSESDRKHVDGCAIFYKTEKFSVVQKHTVEFNQLAMANSEGSEAMLNRVMTKDNIGVAVLLEVHKEMMEQSAGKSLHGMEKQLLLVANAHMHWDPEYSDVKLVQTMMFLSEVKNIVDKATRSLKLSSVSGETNGVPLVLCADLNSLPDSGVVEYLSTGGVDSTHKDFKELLYIDSLTNFNCNGKNGSSNGRITHGFKLKSAYENGMMPYTNYTFDFKGVIDYVFYSRPQLNVLGVLGPLDPSWLLDSGVSGCPHPHIPSDHFSLLVQLELLLPPPAPQLNGLHLPGRR